One region of Mus musculus strain C57BL/6J chromosome 15, GRCm38.p6 C57BL/6J genomic DNA includes:
- the Apol10b gene encoding apolipoprotein L 10b isoform X1, whose amino-acid sequence MARAWCSTDLKQGVARSVDGVADIVTEKFLKTDLRSLITEDGAWKAFEEAAELSSEEGAILRDALKESLAQEPSDENDGPERKQQNERFLREFPELKKKLEDHIRKLRDLADHLDQVHKDCTISNVVSTFASAISGAMGLLALGLVPFTEGVSLLLSAASVGLGETASVTGLTTTVVEESMRLSDESEASRLVRASMNVFEEIVKIMSKITFKLLFTAVGLVPAVKILRDHIRAMRRARIIIFPREEARNLTSSERSSVQGVLPMTRGARLRAVGFTSLFLAWDVYDFVKQSKDLYNGAKTESAGALRELAHKLEEKLQVFEQIYKALQSDLPH is encoded by the exons ATGGCTAGAGCTTGGTGCTCAACAGACCTCAAGCAAG gAGTAGCTCGAAGTGTTGATGGAGTCGCTGATATTGTCAcggaaaaattcttgaaaacaGATCTGAGGAGCCTGATAACTGAAGATGGAGCCTGGAAGGCATTTGAGGAAGCAGCAGAATTGTCAAG TGAGGAGGGAGCTATACTTCGTGATGCTCTGAAGGAGAGTTTAGCACAGGAGCCCTCAGATGAAAATGACGGACCTGAAAGGAAGCAGCAGAATGAGCGGTTTCTGCGAGAGTTTCCTGAGTTGAAGAAGAAACTTGAGGACCACATCAGGAAGCTCCGAGACCTGGCTGATCATCTTGACCAGGTGCACAAGGACTGCACCATCTCCAATGTGGTGTCCACCTTTGCTAGTGCTATCTCTGGAGCCATGGGCCTTCTTGCTTTGGGTCTGGTACCCTTTACAGAAGGGGTCAGTCTGTTACTCTCAGCAGCCTCTGTGGGTCTGGGGGAGACAGCATCCGTGACTGGTCTTACGACCACCGTTGTGGAAGAATCAATGAGACTCTCAGATGAATCTGAAGCCAGTCGCCTGGTTAGAGCCAGCATGAATGTATTTGAAGAGATTGTAAAGATCATGTCTAAGATCACATTCAAGCTTTTATTTACAGCTGTGGGATTAGTCCCTGCAGTCAAAATCCTCAGGGATCACATCCGAGCCATGAGGAGAGCGAGAATCATCATTTTCCCTAGAGAAGAGGCCAGGAACCTCACATCCAGTGAAAGAAGCTCTGTGCAGGGTGTTCTCCCAATGACCAGAGGAGCCAGGCTTAGAGCAGTAGGGTTTACAAGTTTGTTCCTTGCGTGGGATGTGTATGACTTTGTGAAGCAATCAAAAGATCTGTATAATGGGGCAAAAACAGAGTCAGCTGGAGCACTGCGGGAACTGGCTCACAAGCTGGAGGAGAAGCTGCAGGTATTCGAGCAGATATATAAGGCTCTGCAGTCAGACCTGCCTCACTGA